A single Anopheles arabiensis isolate DONGOLA chromosome 2, AaraD3, whole genome shotgun sequence DNA region contains:
- the LOC120893401 gene encoding MIT domain-containing protein 1: MATPTMMAVTLLTRAIEYDVVGRKLEALKLYEDGIESLLKESKAETDPKRKQHYQTKIVEYMNRAEQVKELVTRWKSKGVISDRIHIVEGATGYSYGRIFGKYFNDEVHEILLEEPYVREHHQICNLVMFCELAVNSCRNLKYIQLATVKEAKNGDEQGRAFEVLKQSLHKQAVKFVVEYSEHMHDRQVILSNGYVIKIGRGLNYFKPSPSKYCLGAFNYHFRECRETNVDVFYCPENNKS, translated from the exons ATGGCCACACCGACGATGATGGCCGTTACGCTGCTTACGCGGGCCATCGAATACGATGTGGTTGGGCGCAAGCTGGAAGCGCTCAAGCTGTACGAGGATGGCATCGAATCGCTGCTAAAGGAATCCAAAG CCGAAACGGACCCAAAGCGGAAGCAGCACTATCAGACCAAAATCGTGGAGTATATGAACCGGGCGGAACAGGTGAAGGAACTGGTCACCCGATGGAAGAGCAAGGGTGTGATTAGCGACCGGATACACATCGTGGAGGGTGCCACCGGGTACAGCTACGGCCGAATATTTGGCAAATACTTTAACGACGAAGTGCACGAGATACTGCTCGAGGAGCCGTATGTGCGGGAGCACCACCAGATTTGTAATTTGGTGATGTTTTGCGAGCTGGCCGTGAACAGCTGCCGCAATCTGAAGTACATCCAGCTGGCCACGGTTAAGGAGGCAAAGAATGGCGACGAACAGGGTCGGGCATTCGAAGTGCTGAAGCAAAGTTTGCACAAACAAGCCGTCAAGTTTGTGGTGGAATACTCGGAACACATGCACGATCGGCAAGTGAT ACTTAGCAATGGATACGTCATTAAGATTGGTCGCGGCCTGAACTACTTCAAACCGTCCCCGAGCAAGTACTGTCTCGGCGCCTTCAACTACCATTTCCGGGAGTGCCGGGAAACGAACGTGGACGTGTTTTACTGTCCGGAGAATAATAAATCATGA
- the LOC120894623 gene encoding uncharacterized protein LOC120894623, which produces MNGGFSKIMYRIAAPNECDRIRQALLAFYFPEELVTRSYLDESQPQIGPTEEHIQYALSFVHQGMAAVAIEQDHGTIVGVTIARCVKPGTADELLAMVPAAGSRRWAETLRLFAHLEHTGDVCGRFRSRRSYHVFVLAVEPHFRRRAIGQKLMDFQLARGKSLRFRVVSADVTEVYARMWMS; this is translated from the coding sequence ATGAACGGCGGCTTCTCCAAAATTATGTACCGCATTGCGGCACCCAACGAGTGCGATCGCATCCGGCAGGCACTGCTGGCGTTCTACTTCCCGGAGGAGCTGGTCACGCGATCGTACCTCGACGAGAGCCAACCCCAGATCGGCCCCACGGAAGAGCACATCCAGTATGCACTGTCCTTCGTGCACCAGGGCATGGCAGCGGTAGCGATCGAGCAAGATCATGGCACGATCGTTGGCGTTACGATCGCACGGTGTGTGAAACCGGGCACGGCTGACGAGCTGCTGGCAATGGTACCGGCGGCCGGATCGCGACGCTGGGCCGAAACGTTGCGACTGTTTGCCCATCTCGAGCACACTGGGGACGTTTGTGGACGGTTCCGTTCGCGCCGCTCGTACCACGTGTTCGTGCTGGCGGTGGAGCCTCACTTTAGGCGCCGCGCGATTGGACAGAAGCTGATGGACTTTCAGCTGGCAAGGGGGAAGTCGCTTCGCTTTCGGGTGGTAAGTGCGGACGTTACGGAGGTGTACGCACGGATGTGGATGTCGTGA